The following is a genomic window from Halobacterium sp. R2-5.
CCCCTCGGGCGTCCCGCCGAACGTGGTGTAGTGGAGGTCCCGATCGACGAGCGCGACTGCACCGTTCGGGAAGTGCTCGGCGACCGTCTCGAAGCGCTGCTCGCGCCGGCGGAGCTCCCGTTCGCGTTCCTTTCGCTCCGTGACGTCCCGGATGATGCCCGTGAAGTAGCGCTCGCCGGCGTGCTCGTACTCGCTGAACGAGACCGACAGCGGGACCTCGTCGCCGTCGGCGGTGACGCCGGGCAGCTCCACGTGGTCCCAGTCGAGCCTGCGCTCGCCGGTCTCCATGTACCGCGTGATGCCCTCGCGGTGGGCGTCCGCGAGCCGGTCGGGCATGAGCGTCGTGAGCGGCTCGCCGACCAGGTCCTCGGGCTCGTAGCCGAACACGTCCTCCACCGCCGGGTTCACGCTCCGGATGCAGTCGTCCTCGCCGATGGTGACGACGGCGTCCGAGGCCGTCTCGGTGACCGTCCGGTACTGTTCGAGCGTGCGCTCGCGCTCCTTCCGGTCGGTGATGTCCCGGACGTACACCGACAGGCCGGTCTCCGAGGGGTACTCCCTGATCTCCACCCACCTGCCGAGTATCTCCGAGTAGAACTCGAACTCCACGGACTCCTGGCTCGCGAGCGCGCGCTCGGTCAGCTCCCGCGGCTCGCCCTCGGCGACCTCCGGGAGTGCGTCCCAGACCCGTGACTGGAGGAGCTCCCCGACGGGCCGCCCGACCAGCTCGGCGGCGCGGTCGTTGACGTACGTGACGCGCCACTCCTCGTCGAGCGCGAAGAACGCCTCGTCGATGCGCGTGAACACGTCGTCCAGCTCGTGCCGGAGGTCGTCGCGCTGGCGTTCGAGACGCTGCTCGCGGGCCTTCCGCTCGCTGACGTCCCGACCGATGCCCGTGAAGCCGATGACGTCGTCGCTCTCGTCGACGATCGGGCCGCCCCTGAACTCGTAGGGAATCTCTTCGCCGTCCTTGGTCACCAGCGGTAACTCTACCGTCACCCGCTCGCGGTCCTCGACGACCGTCTGGATGTCCTCGGCGGTCTCCTCGCGCGCGCGCTCGGCGACGAAGTCGCTGGCCTCCATCGACGCTAGCTCCTCGTCGGTGTAGCCGGTGACCTCCCTGAAGCGGTCGTTCCACCGCAGCAACGTCGCGTCCGTGTCGAAGGCGTACATCACGTCGAGCTGGGTGTCCAGGAGGCTCTCGACGAACGCTTGCTCCTCTTCGAGCTCTCGTTCGTACTCGCGGCGGTCGGTCATGTCGCGGGTGACCTTCGCGAACCCGACGAGGTCGCCGTCGTCGTCGCGGATGGCGGTGATGGTGACGTTCGCCCAGAACGTCGAGCCGTCAGCGCGGACGCGCCAGCCCTCGTCCTGTACCGACCCCTCCTCGGCGGCCCGCTCCAGATTCCGCTCGGGGACGTCCTGCTCGCGGTCCTCGTCCGTGTAGAACGCCGAGAAGTGCTCGCCGACGATTTCGTCCTCGCCGTAGCCCTTGATGCGCTCGGCGCCGGGGTTCCACGTCTGGACGTACCCCTCGTCGTCGAGCATGAAGATGGCGTACTCCTCGGTCGCGTCCACCAGCGACCGGAACCGTTGTTCCCACTGTTCGTCCTCGGGCGCGCCCGCTCCGGCGATGGTCCGCCACCAGACACGGGCGTTCGCGCCGACTTTCTTCGTCTCCAGGCGGTCGGCCTCGACCAGTCGTTCGAGGCGGGCGTACGTCGTCCGCCGCCCGAGGCCGAGGTGCTCGGCGACCTCCGGGGTCGTCCGCGGCTCCGCTGACCCCTCGAAGACCGTCAGCGTCTCCCGGAGACTCTCCGTCAACGGTCGCTGTTCCATACTCCCGGTTCGCGCTCGCGCCTTCTCAACGTTCCGTCGATGGAAACGAACGCGCGGTCTACTCGCGTCGTAACGGCGTCTGCAACGTGTAACAACCTCGTCGCCACTCCTCGTCACGTTGCCCGCACCGGCTCGAAACGCTCGGCCAAACGACCCTCATCAGTTCTAGGACGGTCTTAGGGTGACGTGGTGCGTTCCAGGAAGTACAGCAGTGCCCGACCAACTAACCATGTCTCAGACAACCCCCACCGTCACGGCGACGAGCCCGAGCACCGACGACCTGACCGACACCGAACGCCACCGCCTCCTCCAGTCCGAGCGCCGCCGCGTCGCCGTCGACGTCCTCGCCGAACGGTCGGCGCCCGTCGAGCTGTCGGCGCTGGCGACCGCGATTGCCGCCCGCGAGGACGGCCGCGACCCCGGCGACGAGGCGGCCGTCGAGCGCATCGAACTCACCCTCCACCACTCTCACCTCCCGAAGCTGGCCTCGTTCGACGTGGTCGACTACGACCCCGACACGGGTCTCGTCACGCGGCACTAGCCGCTGCGGTCCGGCGCGCTCGCGCGAGCCCCGTTGTGCGCTGCCCCGCCGCGGACGCCACCCCGTTCGACCCCACGCTGTCGGCGCGCGTCGGCCATCACTGCCAGTAGATTCATCAGCCAACGCCGAATACTGGGAGACGATACCACATGACAGAAAGCCGGTCAATCGAGCGGGCGGACGCCATCTGCGAGGTCGAATTCGCCCTCCAGGACCCGGCGTACCCGTTCGTGGAACTCAGCGAGTCGGGCGACTGCACGCTCGAACTCGCGGAGATGGTTCCTCGCTCGGGCGGCCAGTACGCGGAGTTCTTCAACGTCACGGGCGCGGAACCGGAACACGTCGCCGAAGTGATGGCGGACACCGACGCCGTCGACGTGACCCTCCTCGCGGAGTACGAGCACAGCCGGCTGTTCGAGTTCGTCGTCTCCGGCGGCTGTCCGGCCCGCCGGCTCGCGGAGCTCGGCGCGCTCCCGAGCACGGTGCGCGGCGACGACGGCGACGGCCGCATCGTCGCAGCGATCCCCGAATCCCGCGACGCGGCCGACGTCGTCGGCACGTTCCTCGACGAGCACCCCGACGCCGAGCTCGTCTCCAAGCGCGAGACGGACGCCGTCCAGCCGCTCGCCTCGCGCTCGGCGGTCTACCAGATGCTGCAGTCGCTGCTGACCGACAGGCAGCGCGAGGTCCTCGAAACCGCCTTCGAGGTCGGGTACTACGACTGGCCGCGCGAGGCGACCGGCGAGGACGTCGCGGCGGAACTCGGCATCAGCTCGGCGACGTTCGCCGAGCACATCCGGGCCGCCGAACACAACCTCCTCACGGTGTTCGTCGGCGGCCGCGGATTCGACTTCTAGAGCGCCGCCCGGGGGGCGACTACGAGCCGTCTACGGGGGAGACGACCGTGCGGCCGTCCGCGTGGACCGTCACGTCGCAGCCGTTGAAGCGGAAGGAGACGCGGCCGGACGGCCCGGCGCGGCCGCCGGACGGCTCGAACACGGTGTCGAGGGCCTCGGTGTCGACGACGTCGTAGAGCGGTTGCATGCTGAGTGGGTCGTCGCCCGTCGCCTCCGCGACGGCTTCGACGACCGTTCGGACGGCCGACTCGTCCGGGTCTCGGGTCGCAGTTACAGTGTTCCCGTCGGCGCCCGTCTCGTTCATCGAGCGGTTGTTGTACCCTGGCATGAAATCACGTGCGACCGCACGTACCAGTACCGTATCCCGGACGAGGGTTAGTTCACGTCCCTACCGTACGAGGTCCGACCCGACTCAGGCCGCCTCGTCGTGGACCGCCTCGATCGCGGTCACCACCGGCTCGACGGGGTCCTCGTGGTCGAGCGCGACGAAGACGCCCTCGTCGCCGAAGTAGACGCGGACGAGCGTGAACACGTCGAGGCTGGTCGCGTGGTAGCGGACGTCGCTGGCGAGCGGGAACAGCCCGTCCGTGAAGAAGTCGGTCTCGGTGAAGTCGATGTGGACGTAGGAGTGGATCTCCTCGAAGTGTTCGAGCATGTGCGCCTCGTCGTCGTAGAACGAGCGCGTGACGTCGTCGACGTAGACGGGCCTGAACTCCTCGTCGGTGAACTCGACGAACGACCGCAGGGTACCGTC
Proteins encoded in this region:
- a CDS encoding bacterio-opsin activator domain-containing protein yields the protein MTESRSIERADAICEVEFALQDPAYPFVELSESGDCTLELAEMVPRSGGQYAEFFNVTGAEPEHVAEVMADTDAVDVTLLAEYEHSRLFEFVVSGGCPARRLAELGALPSTVRGDDGDGRIVAAIPESRDAADVVGTFLDEHPDAELVSKRETDAVQPLASRSAVYQMLQSLLTDRQREVLETAFEVGYYDWPREATGEDVAAELGISSATFAEHIRAAEHNLLTVFVGGRGFDF
- a CDS encoding HalOD1 output domain-containing protein, translating into MPGYNNRSMNETGADGNTVTATRDPDESAVRTVVEAVAEATGDDPLSMQPLYDVVDTEALDTVFEPSGGRAGPSGRVSFRFNGCDVTVHADGRTVVSPVDGS